The sequence ACGGTGGAGAGCGGGTTCAGCTGGGGCACCTTTCCATGGGACGCAGACGCCTTAGCAGCGAACGGCGGAATCGTTATGAACGCCTCCCATTTCGGATTTGGTGACGATGTGTTGGTCCATGAAATGGGTCACTGCTTAGGGCTTTTGCACACTCAACGCGGCGTCTCCGAGAGCCCAGACGCCTTCCCCGATTGTGACTGGGGCTGCTATGAACACGCCGGCAGCAATAGTGATGTTACCGGCGATTACTGCAGCGACACTCCGCCTACTCCCACCAACAACAGTTGCAACGAACCAGCCGGTAACGACCCTTGTCCCGGCGATGTTCCCTGGGCGCCAACCTGGCCGGAGAACTACATGGGCTACGGTGGACCCGGTTGTTGGAACGCCTTTTCGACTCAGCAAATGGGACGCATACACTGCTGGGTTGACGCTGAAATGACAAGCTGGTTGGTGGCAACGCCGATAGCTCAGTGTCAGAACGTAGAGGTAAGCGCCGACGGTAACTGCGAAGCTCAGGCTAGTGTCGACGATGGCTCTTATCATCCAGGAGGAGTCGGGATTACCCTTACGCAGATTCCCGCAGGTCCTTATAGTTTGGGAGTTACCAACGTGACCTTGGTAGTGACCGACGACAACGGTCTCGCGGATTCATGTGAAGCGACGGTGACGGTCATCGACGATACCGATCCGGTGGCGCAGTGCCCGGCTGATATCACTGTAGGCAACGACCTCGATGAATGCAGTGCCGTCGTCAATTTCGCCATCGCCGCCACAGACAACTGTCCCGGTGTTGCAGTCGCTGCTGTACCACCCTCAGGTTCCACATTCGGTGTGGGAACTACTGGAGTCACAGTTACGGCCACCGACGGTTCGGGTAACACCGATGTCTGTACCTTTGACGTAACAGTGCTCGACACCCAGGCACCCGAGATCACCTGCCCTCCGGATTACGTCTTTGAGTGTGACAACGTCGGCAGCTTTGGTACGCCGACCGCGACGGATAACTGCGACCCCAATCCGACCATCACGCTGCTCACTCGTGATTCGATCCCCGGTGACTGTCCGCAGGAATACCAGATCGTCCTGACTTATCAGGCCGAGGATGATGCCGGCAACACCGACCAGTGCGTCCAGACGGTCTCGGTCCAAGACACCACGCCACCGGTAATCACCTGCCCCGATCCGGACAGTCTTGACGTGATCTTCATTAATCCCAATCAGGCACAGGTTTTCTTTGAAGTCACCGCCACCGACAATTGCGATGACGATCCCGACATCACCAGTGACTCGCTGTCCGGCGCTATCTGGGAGATAGGCGACCATACCGTCACCGCTATCGCCGATGATGGTTGTGGCAACGCCGACACCTGTTCCTTCAGTTTTCACCTGGTCTATCTGGATATCAAGCCGAACTCATGTCCCAATCCGCTAAACGTCAAGCCATACACATCTGATAGCAAAGGCGGCGCCGAATTCGCTCTCGGTGGTTCACCCGAGGCCAATCCGAGCCTTGACGAATACGCGGCGAGAGGTGGTTTCCCGGTTGCGATTCTGGGAACCGATCAGTTTGATGTGCGCGATCTGGAGCCCGAGACCATCACCATCAACGGCGTGTCGCCGATACGGTGGTCTTACGAAGATGTCGCAACCCCGGCCTTCGACGTCGATGAATACTGTGGTTGCACCGAGGACCGTGGGGACGGTTTTGACGACTTGACGCTAAGGTTCGACATGGCATCCATTGTGGCCTCCCTGGGAGTGGTGGCTGACGGCGATGTTATTCAACTCATCATTACCGGCGACCATATAGATCACGATCCTTTCTTCGGCGGTGATTGTGTTCTTATCCGCGGCAAGAAGACCCTGGCATCCGACGGCCAACCGGAAGGGGACAACGCTTCAGCGGAAACCGGATTAATCGGAGCCAACCCCAATCCGTTCAATCCGATCACGACTCTGAGCTTTAGCCTGAGCAGTGCCACCCAGTATCGGCTCACTGTGTATAATATCGCCGGACAGGTGGTGAGGTCATTTGGCGGTACCGGTCAACCGGGTCTGAACAGTGTCGTATGGGACGCTTCTCACAACGCCAGCGGCGTATACTTCTACCGGCTGGAGACAAACAACTTCTCAGCTTCGAAGAAGATGATTCTGATGAAGTAAGCAACAACATCAACTCTGAACGACAGAAGGGACAGCAGTCACATGCTGTCCCTTTCTTTATTCCATGACTTATGCCAATCAGCAAGTTACAGTGGCAGGTCCACTGGTCACATGCAGACGCGCCGCGGACGGCCCCCGACAAACTCGTCGGGATTAGCGCCAGGAACTTTTTGAGAAGTTACTTTTGCTGGTAGTCGGCTGGTACGCTGAACCGAGCTAAATCAAACTCCTTTTCAGTGATACTTGTCACTTCTCTCTTGGTTTCCATCAGAGTCTCGAACTCGCCTGCCCCGCTTAACGATCGGAAGACGGTAGCCAGGTTTCGAATCGGGTTGAAATGCTGCGGGTCCATCAGTTCATACAGCGAATCGAGAATGGGACTTGGCACTGTGTCCGATGACGGATACATCAGTAAGGAAGTTGATTTTAGAGGGATGCCGTCACCGCGAACTACTCGCTGGGCCAACTGCTTGTACTGTTGTATCATGGCACCATCAAAACCCTGCGATTCGTATGCCCAGACCCCATTGGCGGCATTCCGATCGCTGTCCCATTGCTGATAACTTTGATACTGGCGGAGCCCAGGAACACTGGAACTAAGGCACACTTCATAGAATACTATCTGGCTGATCCCGTTCTGCTCGGTGCGTCCCAGTGACAGAAACAGCACACTGTTACAGCTATCGTCGCCGCGCTGGCCCGCGGCCGATTCGTCAACAGCATGCCTCCACTCAACCTTCGGTAGGTCCTTTCGCCCGAATTCGATGAGAGGTCGTTCATCGGGGGCCGGTTTCTGCGAATCGACCTTTGGCAGGATGACGTCTAGTTCGTAGTACTGACCACTGTCAGGATACAGCCTCCACATAGTCGGCGCATCGTAGTGGGCGATACTCGCAGTTCGTTGCGTTCCCGTATCGAGTGAGAACGAAGCGAAGGTTCCGGGAATCCACTTTACATCATTATTGCGCATGGCATTTTCTGTTAAGAACAAAGTATCCCAGGACTGGCTGGTCACTAACTCGGCGGTTTTGGTGGTAGTCTCAAATGATATTACCACACCGGCTTGAACGGGACAGATGAAGCACACTGTAAATAGCGCGCAATAAACCACACAATTCGATCTTCTCACGGTTACCTCCGGGTTGGACGTTGCATAACTCGCTGATGATCCGGACAATTCTAAGGGCACACCGGCGCGGGTCCGGACGAGAACATATAGTCAACCAGGTACACCAGATCGGCAATGTCAATTGTGCCACCGGAACCGTCAACGTCGGACGCTGCCATTACCGGCGGTTCCGGTCCGCCATTGAACATGAAATCGACCATGTAGACCAGATCGGCGATGTCGGGACCAAGGCTGCTGCCGTCGACGTCGCCGCAGACCCATCCCTGACAGAACAGAGAGACGACGCGCACATGGTCAAGATTCCATCCGGCGTAGACCAACCCGCCGTCGGTCGGACCCATCGTCCAGCGCAGATAGACCTCGGGTTCGTCATCCGCGTGTTGAGAAATGTCAAACTCGATGTCGTTCCATTGCAGATCGGCGATAACAGCGGGATTCTCCCAGAGTGTTGTCCAGTTGTAGCCATCGGTACTGATGGAAACCGTGGCTTTATCATATATGGGTTGCTCAACAGCCAGCCATCGGCAGAATCTCAGTCGCGTATTGTACATGTTGGAGCAGTCGATGGCCGGAGAGGTGACGTGCTGCCCCGGCAGGTTGTTTTCATAGTCACCGGCCAGATTGTAGCCCATCACATTGGGGCCGAGACAGCCTTCGGTCGGATCGGGCGCCGGGTATTGTAGCTCGGTCCCTCCTTGGCCCAACGGAATTCCCCGCGACCATTGTCCGCCTGAGATTGTCCAACCGGCGTCAGTCTCGAAATCATCCTCAAAGAGTGTTATCTCCTCGGTCACGGCCATAGCCGTCAGGGGTTCTGTTGGGTCGGGCGCATAGCGAGGTCCTGATTGCGATTCTTCCACGCTTATGTAGTACTCAATCTGCTGGTCACACTCGATGGCCGGCAAGATGGCTTGATACTGCTGGCCCTTCGTCCACACCAGCGGTACCTCCGCAGAATCAGTGCCGTCGACACAACAGTGGATAAGACCGCTGCCCAGCAGAGGTTCGCCCAAGCCGATGCCGGTAACCGTCACTTCGAAAGAAGTAGGCTCCATAGGTTCGACGATCTGCGGGACACCATCGGGAAACATGATGGCCAAACTTCGGACCGGTTTGATATTAACAGCCGGATCGGCGAAAAGATTGGTCTCGTAGTATGTCCATCGCATGCCGGGGTCGTCGATTCGCGCGGCCAGGTCGAACCGGGCGTCGAGCATGGCCATACCCAACTGGGGATACCCTTCGTCGGCATTGAGAATCGCATCCCAAAACTCACGATTGATCACGTGCACCGGGTGTTTAGTTGTGCGCGATCCTAATCCGGAGCGAGAATTGGCGATGCACCCGAAACCGCCAGTGGCCAATTTGACGGTAACGTATTCCGCCCAGCAATCGTTAT is a genomic window of Candidatus Zixiibacteriota bacterium containing:
- a CDS encoding HYR domain-containing protein translates to MRTNFERAEKVAGTSPLWLPRLIAFVTLTLVVILAPGIVQTQVVEEAELKDFCGTYREFAEKNPDKLLARDGDCGTFGGCDVPANRDAWIPDANTPWQTFRVRFHILREDDGTNPACTQAQVDDNMATMNAAYAALNIQFIHTTEFNDDSEYRSMSEAEKPAMKAAHADDPANQCNVYVTTVESGFSWGTFPWDADALAANGGIVMNASHFGFGDDVLVHEMGHCLGLLHTQRGVSESPDAFPDCDWGCYEHAGSNSDVTGDYCSDTPPTPTNNSCNEPAGNDPCPGDVPWAPTWPENYMGYGGPGCWNAFSTQQMGRIHCWVDAEMTSWLVATPIAQCQNVEVSADGNCEAQASVDDGSYHPGGVGITLTQIPAGPYSLGVTNVTLVVTDDNGLADSCEATVTVIDDTDPVAQCPADITVGNDLDECSAVVNFAIAATDNCPGVAVAAVPPSGSTFGVGTTGVTVTATDGSGNTDVCTFDVTVLDTQAPEITCPPDYVFECDNVGSFGTPTATDNCDPNPTITLLTRDSIPGDCPQEYQIVLTYQAEDDAGNTDQCVQTVSVQDTTPPVITCPDPDSLDVIFINPNQAQVFFEVTATDNCDDDPDITSDSLSGAIWEIGDHTVTAIADDGCGNADTCSFSFHLVYLDIKPNSCPNPLNVKPYTSDSKGGAEFALGGSPEANPSLDEYAARGGFPVAILGTDQFDVRDLEPETITINGVSPIRWSYEDVATPAFDVDEYCGCTEDRGDGFDDLTLRFDMASIVASLGVVADGDVIQLIITGDHIDHDPFFGGDCVLIRGKKTLASDGQPEGDNASAETGLIGANPNPFNPITTLSFSLSSATQYRLTVYNIAGQVVRSFGGTGQPGLNSVVWDASHNASGVYFYRLETNNFSASKKMILMK